The proteins below are encoded in one region of Balaenoptera ricei isolate mBalRic1 chromosome 6, mBalRic1.hap2, whole genome shotgun sequence:
- the LOC132368206 gene encoding tumor necrosis factor receptor superfamily member 10A-like isoform X4, whose protein sequence is MALPAVTPRRLGQRAPRDSTGQLGQSTQAASSTRAGRAPGPRPRLRGALVLIFVVPGVLLSTAAASAMHIRQEKFHQQLAAPQRWNRSLSEKLCPPGFYMEEASGDCTPCTDKVDYTNYSNTLSSCLLCRICKSGEEEKSPCTSTKDTECQCKPGTFRREDAPEFCYKCSTRCPDGMVVATPCSPFSDLKCVDRKSGTQASAEALVPGKTVTMSRRLPTTPSPSSGASQLVIGSVAAGVLLLLVLIAYVFRRFFIRSRGVDPKCMDKVLFWRSHPLRGPGALDNAHNNMLINRDSLTDLVPEQEVEEQVKPTDVTAQSQGEAKRLLEPAGAEGSHTRGRLLVPANGADPTESRSLQVSRE, encoded by the exons ATGGCTCTGCCGGCTGTCACCCCGCGGCGGCTGGGACAGCGAGCGCCCCGCGACAGCACGGGGCAGCTGGGACAGAGCACACAGGCCGCCTCGAGCACCCGGGCAGGGCGCGCCCCCGGTCCCAGGCCTCGGCTGCGGGGCGCCTTGGTTCTCATCTTCGTCGTCCCGGGTGTCCTTCTGTCG ACTGCGGCTGCTTCAGCCATGCACATAAGGCAGGAAAAATTTCACCAGCAATTAGCTGCCCCACAGAGATGGAATCGCAGCCTCTCAGAGAAGTTGTGTCCACCAG gGTTCTATATGGAGGAAGCCAGTGGAGATTGTACACCGTGCACGGATAAGGTGGATTACACCAATTATTCAAACACCCTCTCTTCTTGCTTACTCTGTAGGATTTGCAAATCAG gggaagaagagaaaagtccGTGCACCTCAACCAAGGACACTGAGTGTCAGTGCAAACCTGGCACTTTCCGTAGAGAAGATGCACCTGAATTCTGCTACAAGTGCAGCACCCG GTGCCCTGATGGGATGGTCGTGGCCACGCCCTGTAGCCCCTTCAGTGACCTCAAATGTGTGGACCGAAAATCAGGTACCCAGGCCAGTGCGGAGGCCCTGGTTCCTGGAAAGACAGTGACCATGAGCCGGAGACTGCCCaccactccctctccctcctcaggcGCTTCACAGCTGGTGATCGGAAGTGTAGCTGCCGGTGTCCTCCTGCTGCTGGTGCTGATCGCATATGTTTTCCGGAGGTTCTTCATTCGAA GTCGTGGTGTGGACCCTAAGTGCATGGACAAA GTCCTCTTCTGGCGCTCACATCCCTTAAGAGGTCCTGGGGCTCTGGACAATGCCCACAACAACATGCTGATCAACAGAGATTCGCTGACTGATCTGGTCCCTGAGCAGGAGGTAGAAGAGCAGGTGAAGCCGACAGATGTCACGGCCCAGTCCCAGGGGGAAGCAAAGCGTCTGCTG GAACCAGCAGGAGCTGAAGGGTCTCACACGAGAGGAAGGCTGCTGGTTCCAGCAAACGGTGCAGACCCCACTGAAA gtAGGAGTTTACAAGTGAGCAGAGAGTGA
- the LOC132368206 gene encoding tumor necrosis factor receptor superfamily member 10B-like isoform X5, which produces MEEASGDCTPCTDKVDYTNYSNTLSSCLLCRICKSGEEEKSPCTSTKDTECQCKPGTFRREDAPEFCYKCSTRCPDGMVVATPCSPFSDLKCVDRKSGTQASAEALVPGKTVTMSRRLPTTPSPSSGASQLVIGSVAAGVLLLLVLIAYVFRRFFIRSRGVDPKCMDKVLFWRSHPLRGPGALDNAHNNMLINRDSLTDLVPEQEVEEQVKPTDVTAQSQGEAKRLLEPAGAEGSHTRGRLLVPANGADPTENLRLFFDDFATIVPCDSWDSLMRKLGLTQNEILLVREGVRVPRDALYEMLEAWVSNKGREASVNTLLDALEKLGQRLAKQNIQDHLLNSGKYVYEESKEGSAVS; this is translated from the exons ATGGAGGAAGCCAGTGGAGATTGTACACCGTGCACGGATAAGGTGGATTACACCAATTATTCAAACACCCTCTCTTCTTGCTTACTCTGTAGGATTTGCAAATCAG gggaagaagagaaaagtccGTGCACCTCAACCAAGGACACTGAGTGTCAGTGCAAACCTGGCACTTTCCGTAGAGAAGATGCACCTGAATTCTGCTACAAGTGCAGCACCCG GTGCCCTGATGGGATGGTCGTGGCCACGCCCTGTAGCCCCTTCAGTGACCTCAAATGTGTGGACCGAAAATCAGGTACCCAGGCCAGTGCGGAGGCCCTGGTTCCTGGAAAGACAGTGACCATGAGCCGGAGACTGCCCaccactccctctccctcctcaggcGCTTCACAGCTGGTGATCGGAAGTGTAGCTGCCGGTGTCCTCCTGCTGCTGGTGCTGATCGCATATGTTTTCCGGAGGTTCTTCATTCGAA GTCGTGGTGTGGACCCTAAGTGCATGGACAAA GTCCTCTTCTGGCGCTCACATCCCTTAAGAGGTCCTGGGGCTCTGGACAATGCCCACAACAACATGCTGATCAACAGAGATTCGCTGACTGATCTGGTCCCTGAGCAGGAGGTAGAAGAGCAGGTGAAGCCGACAGATGTCACGGCCCAGTCCCAGGGGGAAGCAAAGCGTCTGCTG GAACCAGCAGGAGCTGAAGGGTCTCACACGAGAGGAAGGCTGCTGGTTCCAGCAAACGGTGCAGACCCCACTGAAA ACCTGAGGCTGTTCTTTGATGACTTTGCAACCATCGTGCCGTGTGACTCCTGGGATTCGCTCATGAGGAAGTTGGGCCTCACGCAAAATGAGATCCTTCTGGTCAGAGAAGGGGTCCGGGTCCCTCGGGATGCCTTGTATGAAATGCTAGAGGCCTGGGTCAGCAACAAGGGACGGGAGGCCTCAGTCAACACCCTGCTGGACGCCTTGGAAAAGCTGGGGCAAAGATTGGCAAAGCAGAATATTCAGGACCACCTACTGAACTCGGGAAAGTATGTCTATGAAGAGAGCAAAGAAGGCTCTGCTGTGTCCTGA
- the LOC132368206 gene encoding tumor necrosis factor receptor superfamily member 10A-like isoform X3, whose translation MALPAVTPRRLGQRAPRDSTGQLGQSTQAASSTRAGRAPGPRPRLRGALVLIFVVPGVLLSTAAASAMHIRQEKFHQQLAAPQRWNRSLSEKLCPPGFYMEEASGDCTPCTDKVDYTNYSNTLSSCLLCRICKSGEEEKSPCTSTKDTECQCKPGTFRREDAPEFCYKCSTRCPDGMVVATPCSPFSDLKCVDRKSGASQLVIGSVAAGVLLLLVLIAYVFRRFFIRSRGVDPKCMDKVLFWRSHPLRGPGALDNAHNNMLINRDSLTDLVPEQEVEEQVKPTDVTAQSQGEAKRLLEPAGAEGSHTRGRLLVPANGADPTENLRLFFDDFATIVPCDSWDSLMRKLGLTQNEILLVREGVRVPRDALYEMLEAWVSNKGREASVNTLLDALEKLGQRLAKQNIQDHLLNSGKYVYEESKEGSAVS comes from the exons ATGGCTCTGCCGGCTGTCACCCCGCGGCGGCTGGGACAGCGAGCGCCCCGCGACAGCACGGGGCAGCTGGGACAGAGCACACAGGCCGCCTCGAGCACCCGGGCAGGGCGCGCCCCCGGTCCCAGGCCTCGGCTGCGGGGCGCCTTGGTTCTCATCTTCGTCGTCCCGGGTGTCCTTCTGTCG ACTGCGGCTGCTTCAGCCATGCACATAAGGCAGGAAAAATTTCACCAGCAATTAGCTGCCCCACAGAGATGGAATCGCAGCCTCTCAGAGAAGTTGTGTCCACCAG gGTTCTATATGGAGGAAGCCAGTGGAGATTGTACACCGTGCACGGATAAGGTGGATTACACCAATTATTCAAACACCCTCTCTTCTTGCTTACTCTGTAGGATTTGCAAATCAG gggaagaagagaaaagtccGTGCACCTCAACCAAGGACACTGAGTGTCAGTGCAAACCTGGCACTTTCCGTAGAGAAGATGCACCTGAATTCTGCTACAAGTGCAGCACCCG GTGCCCTGATGGGATGGTCGTGGCCACGCCCTGTAGCCCCTTCAGTGACCTCAAATGTGTGGACCGAAAATCAG gcGCTTCACAGCTGGTGATCGGAAGTGTAGCTGCCGGTGTCCTCCTGCTGCTGGTGCTGATCGCATATGTTTTCCGGAGGTTCTTCATTCGAA GTCGTGGTGTGGACCCTAAGTGCATGGACAAA GTCCTCTTCTGGCGCTCACATCCCTTAAGAGGTCCTGGGGCTCTGGACAATGCCCACAACAACATGCTGATCAACAGAGATTCGCTGACTGATCTGGTCCCTGAGCAGGAGGTAGAAGAGCAGGTGAAGCCGACAGATGTCACGGCCCAGTCCCAGGGGGAAGCAAAGCGTCTGCTG GAACCAGCAGGAGCTGAAGGGTCTCACACGAGAGGAAGGCTGCTGGTTCCAGCAAACGGTGCAGACCCCACTGAAA ACCTGAGGCTGTTCTTTGATGACTTTGCAACCATCGTGCCGTGTGACTCCTGGGATTCGCTCATGAGGAAGTTGGGCCTCACGCAAAATGAGATCCTTCTGGTCAGAGAAGGGGTCCGGGTCCCTCGGGATGCCTTGTATGAAATGCTAGAGGCCTGGGTCAGCAACAAGGGACGGGAGGCCTCAGTCAACACCCTGCTGGACGCCTTGGAAAAGCTGGGGCAAAGATTGGCAAAGCAGAATATTCAGGACCACCTACTGAACTCGGGAAAGTATGTCTATGAAGAGAGCAAAGAAGGCTCTGCTGTGTCCTGA
- the LOC132368206 gene encoding tumor necrosis factor receptor superfamily member 10A-like isoform X1, with product MALPAVTPRRLGQRAPRDSTGQLGQSTQAASSTRAGRAPGPRPRLRGALVLIFVVPGVLLSTAAASAMHIRQEKFHQQLAAPQRWNRSLSEKLCPPGFYMEEASGDCTPCTDKVDYTNYSNTLSSCLLCRICKSGEEEKSPCTSTKDTECQCKPGTFRREDAPEFCYKCSTRCPDGMVVATPCSPFSDLKCVDRKSGTQASAEALVPGKTVTMSRRLPTTPSPSSGASQLVIGSVAAGVLLLLVLIAYVFRRFFIRSRGVDPKCMDKVLFWRSHPLRGPGALDNAHNNMLINRDSLTDLVPEQEVEEQVKPTDVTAQSQGEAKRLLEPAGAEGSHTRGRLLVPANGADPTENLRLFFDDFATIVPCDSWDSLMRKLGLTQNEILLVREGVRVPRDALYEMLEAWVSNKGREASVNTLLDALEKLGQRLAKQNIQDHLLNSGKYVYEESKEGSAVS from the exons ATGGCTCTGCCGGCTGTCACCCCGCGGCGGCTGGGACAGCGAGCGCCCCGCGACAGCACGGGGCAGCTGGGACAGAGCACACAGGCCGCCTCGAGCACCCGGGCAGGGCGCGCCCCCGGTCCCAGGCCTCGGCTGCGGGGCGCCTTGGTTCTCATCTTCGTCGTCCCGGGTGTCCTTCTGTCG ACTGCGGCTGCTTCAGCCATGCACATAAGGCAGGAAAAATTTCACCAGCAATTAGCTGCCCCACAGAGATGGAATCGCAGCCTCTCAGAGAAGTTGTGTCCACCAG gGTTCTATATGGAGGAAGCCAGTGGAGATTGTACACCGTGCACGGATAAGGTGGATTACACCAATTATTCAAACACCCTCTCTTCTTGCTTACTCTGTAGGATTTGCAAATCAG gggaagaagagaaaagtccGTGCACCTCAACCAAGGACACTGAGTGTCAGTGCAAACCTGGCACTTTCCGTAGAGAAGATGCACCTGAATTCTGCTACAAGTGCAGCACCCG GTGCCCTGATGGGATGGTCGTGGCCACGCCCTGTAGCCCCTTCAGTGACCTCAAATGTGTGGACCGAAAATCAGGTACCCAGGCCAGTGCGGAGGCCCTGGTTCCTGGAAAGACAGTGACCATGAGCCGGAGACTGCCCaccactccctctccctcctcaggcGCTTCACAGCTGGTGATCGGAAGTGTAGCTGCCGGTGTCCTCCTGCTGCTGGTGCTGATCGCATATGTTTTCCGGAGGTTCTTCATTCGAA GTCGTGGTGTGGACCCTAAGTGCATGGACAAA GTCCTCTTCTGGCGCTCACATCCCTTAAGAGGTCCTGGGGCTCTGGACAATGCCCACAACAACATGCTGATCAACAGAGATTCGCTGACTGATCTGGTCCCTGAGCAGGAGGTAGAAGAGCAGGTGAAGCCGACAGATGTCACGGCCCAGTCCCAGGGGGAAGCAAAGCGTCTGCTG GAACCAGCAGGAGCTGAAGGGTCTCACACGAGAGGAAGGCTGCTGGTTCCAGCAAACGGTGCAGACCCCACTGAAA ACCTGAGGCTGTTCTTTGATGACTTTGCAACCATCGTGCCGTGTGACTCCTGGGATTCGCTCATGAGGAAGTTGGGCCTCACGCAAAATGAGATCCTTCTGGTCAGAGAAGGGGTCCGGGTCCCTCGGGATGCCTTGTATGAAATGCTAGAGGCCTGGGTCAGCAACAAGGGACGGGAGGCCTCAGTCAACACCCTGCTGGACGCCTTGGAAAAGCTGGGGCAAAGATTGGCAAAGCAGAATATTCAGGACCACCTACTGAACTCGGGAAAGTATGTCTATGAAGAGAGCAAAGAAGGCTCTGCTGTGTCCTGA
- the LOC132368206 gene encoding tumor necrosis factor receptor superfamily member 10A-like isoform X6, with amino-acid sequence MERGVRNLISSSARSSFYPVLGEEEKSPCTSTKDTECQCKPGTFRREDAPEFCYKCSTRCPDGMVVATPCSPFSDLKCVDRKSGTQASAEALVPGKTVTMSRRLPTTPSPSSGASQLVIGSVAAGVLLLLVLIAYVFRRFFIRSRGVDPKCMDKVLFWRSHPLRGPGALDNAHNNMLINRDSLTDLVPEQEVEEQVKPTDVTAQSQGEAKRLLEPAGAEGSHTRGRLLVPANGADPTENLRLFFDDFATIVPCDSWDSLMRKLGLTQNEILLVREGVRVPRDALYEMLEAWVSNKGREASVNTLLDALEKLGQRLAKQNIQDHLLNSGKYVYEESKEGSAVS; translated from the exons ATGGAACGGGGAGTCAGAAACCTGATTTCCAGCTCAGCTAGGTCTTCATTCTACCCTGTCTTAG gggaagaagagaaaagtccGTGCACCTCAACCAAGGACACTGAGTGTCAGTGCAAACCTGGCACTTTCCGTAGAGAAGATGCACCTGAATTCTGCTACAAGTGCAGCACCCG GTGCCCTGATGGGATGGTCGTGGCCACGCCCTGTAGCCCCTTCAGTGACCTCAAATGTGTGGACCGAAAATCAGGTACCCAGGCCAGTGCGGAGGCCCTGGTTCCTGGAAAGACAGTGACCATGAGCCGGAGACTGCCCaccactccctctccctcctcaggcGCTTCACAGCTGGTGATCGGAAGTGTAGCTGCCGGTGTCCTCCTGCTGCTGGTGCTGATCGCATATGTTTTCCGGAGGTTCTTCATTCGAA GTCGTGGTGTGGACCCTAAGTGCATGGACAAA GTCCTCTTCTGGCGCTCACATCCCTTAAGAGGTCCTGGGGCTCTGGACAATGCCCACAACAACATGCTGATCAACAGAGATTCGCTGACTGATCTGGTCCCTGAGCAGGAGGTAGAAGAGCAGGTGAAGCCGACAGATGTCACGGCCCAGTCCCAGGGGGAAGCAAAGCGTCTGCTG GAACCAGCAGGAGCTGAAGGGTCTCACACGAGAGGAAGGCTGCTGGTTCCAGCAAACGGTGCAGACCCCACTGAAA ACCTGAGGCTGTTCTTTGATGACTTTGCAACCATCGTGCCGTGTGACTCCTGGGATTCGCTCATGAGGAAGTTGGGCCTCACGCAAAATGAGATCCTTCTGGTCAGAGAAGGGGTCCGGGTCCCTCGGGATGCCTTGTATGAAATGCTAGAGGCCTGGGTCAGCAACAAGGGACGGGAGGCCTCAGTCAACACCCTGCTGGACGCCTTGGAAAAGCTGGGGCAAAGATTGGCAAAGCAGAATATTCAGGACCACCTACTGAACTCGGGAAAGTATGTCTATGAAGAGAGCAAAGAAGGCTCTGCTGTGTCCTGA